GCACAAACCATAAAAGGAGACAGGGACGCTTTCGCATATATCGTGGCTAAATACACGGAAAGGGCATACAGAATGGCTTTATACATTCTAGGTTCGGAACAGGATGCGATGGACGTGTCGCAGGATGCCTTCATCCGCGCTTTCAGGAATCTTCACAGATTCGATCTTTCGCGTCCGTTCTTTCCCTGGTTTGCCACCATACTTCGCAACCTGTGCTACAATTTCATTAAAAGCCGTAAGCGCAAGGAAGCCTACAACATCGAGGATTTTCAGCTTTCAGAACCAGCCAGGGGTCTTGATGCGGATACAAAACTCTGCCTTAACAGGGCATTGGCGGAACTCTCGACGCAGGACCGGGAGATAATCGGCAAATTCTATTTCGAAGGGCTCTCTTACCAGGAGATTGCCGACGAACTCGATATTCCGCTCGGCACAGTGATGTCCCGGCTTTACTATGCGCGAAAGCATCTTAAATCAAGGCTCTTGAAGGAGGTCGAATGAACCACGAACACTACAAGCATCTTTTGCTTAGAGTTGTGGATGGGGTTGCGACCGACAAGGAGCGAGACGAATTTGAATCGCACATCAAATCCTGCAACGAATGCAGCAAAGAGTTCGGGGAGCTCAAGAATCTTGAGGAATTCATGTCGGCCGTCAAACT
This is a stretch of genomic DNA from bacterium. It encodes these proteins:
- a CDS encoding RNA polymerase sigma factor, with product MVDMDTGSAEAVLRETVGFENETHALAQTIKGDRDAFAYIVAKYTERAYRMALYILGSEQDAMDVSQDAFIRAFRNLHRFDLSRPFFPWFATILRNLCYNFIKSRKRKEAYNIEDFQLSEPARGLDADTKLCLNRALAELSTQDREIIGKFYFEGLSYQEIADELDIPLGTVMSRLYYARKHLKSRLLKEVE